GAAAAAACACGAAATTTAACTAAAAATTACCGAGTTTTATGGCGTTTGGCCGTGATTTTGCCTTTGAAAAGCGCGGCATAGACCAAGGCCCGCCTGTTTAACCGTCGCGATGAACGAAAATCCGTAAACGCTGTCGCAGCGCATTATAACGGGAGGCGCGAGTTTCGCGTCGCGGCGCCGGGGCCAAGTCCCGGGGCAGAGCGGAAACGATTTGGCGGCGGTTTGTCCCGCGAATTCAGGCGCGAAAATTCCTGGAGCCGCGCCAAATCGCGGTCGGACGCTACGAAACGGCGTCCCACAGGCCTCGGCGGCCTGTCTCAAGAGCCAAATCGTCGATTTCGCCTCGGGAACGATCGACTTAGTTATTTTTTCGACAAAAAATTTGCGCGATTGCCTCCGCGTCGAGCACGGCGAACGCGCCCGGCGCCAGATCGTCGGGCAGCGTCAGGTCGCCGATCGAGAGGCGATGCAGCGCCGTCACATGATTGCCGACCGCCGCGAACATGCGCCGGGCCTGATGGTAGCGGCCTTCGGACAAGGTCAGCAGCGCCGCGCCTTCGTCAAGGATCTCCATATGCGCCGGCAGCAGCGGCTTGTCCTCGCCCTCCAGCATCAGCGTTCCGGAGGCGAAAACCGCCGCCTCGTCGCCGCGCAAGGGGCGGTCGAGAGTGGCGCGATAGGTTTTGGGCGGCGAAGAGCGCGGCGAGATGATTCTGTGCAGCAGCGCGCCGTCGTCGGTCAGGAGCAAAAGGCCGGAAGTGTCCTTGTCGAGCCGTCCGACCGTGGAAATGGCCGGATCGCGCCGGCGCCAGCGTTCGGGGAGCAGGCGATGGACCAGCGGGCCGGCTTCCTTATGGGAGCAGGTGACTCCGACCGGCTTGTTCATCATCAGCACGAGGCCGGGCAGGGGGTCGAGAGTCTCGCCGTCGACCGTCAGCCGCGCGGCGAGATCGGCGTCGGCGACGACCCGCTTCTCGACGTCGCGCAAAACCTCGCCATCGAGGCGAATCCGCCCCGTGCGCGCCAGAATCTGGATTTCGCGCCGCGAGCCATAGCCGAGATTGGCGAGCAGGCGGTCGAGCCGCGCCGATCTGGCGCTCACTTGATCGCCTCGATCACCTTGTAGCCGCCCTCCGCCGCGATCGGCGCGACCGAGCGGAATGTTTGCTCCAGCGCGGCCTCATAGGGCAGGTGACGATTGGCCACCAGCCAGCACTGGCCGCCAGGCCGCAGATTCGCCGCCGCGCTGGCGATGAAGCTGCGGCCGAGTTCCTTGGTCTCCCTGCCGGCCTCGTGGAAGGGCGGGTTCATGGCGATGAAGTCGAACGGTCCGAGCGAGAGCGCGCGCACGTCCGCCCACAGGATCGCCACGCGCGGATCATCGACGTTGCGGGCGCAAAGCTCGATGGCGCGGCGGTCGATATCGACCATGAGGAGCGACTTCACCCGGGGCGAGCCCAGAATTCTATGGGCGATCAGGCCGAAGCCGCAGCCGAAATCGGCGCCCCGGCCGGAAAATTCCGGCAGATGGCGGATCAGAAACGCCGAGCCGGGGTCGATTCGGTCCCAGGAAAAGACCCCGGGCTGGGTCCACAGACCAAGCGATTCGGAGAAGCGCGGCGCCCCGGCGTGGATCGCGGCCTCGATCGCCGCGATGTCGCCCTGCGCGTTCGCGGCGCAGATGCGATGGTGGCGTTTGGAGCTTTCCTGGCATGGGCAGGCGAGTTCGGCGAGCTCCTTGGCGATGCGGCCGCCGCCCTTGTCCTTGGGGGCCATGACGAGAAAAGGCGCGCCCGTCGCCAGGGCCCGCAAAGCGAGGGCGATGGCGCTGCGCCGCTCGATGGCCCCGGGCGGGGCGAGCATGGCGAGATTGGCGAGCGAGCCCGGCGCGACGGCGGCCAGGTCCTCGGCGCCCGGGCATGTGGGCGAAAATTGGCGCGAATCGAGCGCGGATTCGGCGAGTTCCGGCGGCGGCGCGCCGAACAAATTGTCGTAAGTCATTCTCATCCCGGACGATCCGTATGGGCGCGTCCTCGTCGCAAAATCGTTGCCAGCCGGGACAGAACCGACGCCATCGTGGGGAAGAGGTGGCTCCCTGAGCAGGACTCGAACCTGCGACCCAGCGATTAACAGTCGCTTGCTCTACCGGCTGAGCTATCAGGGATCGCGCTTGCGATGGCGGCCGTATAGCAGCGCAGAATCCGATTGAAAAGACCGAAAACGAACTTTTCACGACAAGCGCGGGAAAGGTGCGGCGAACCTTGCCATCGCCGTGCGAAAAAATTGATGGAATTTCCCTCGCGCCGCAAAAAGCCGGCACCGGCGCCGCACAAAGCCGCCACCGGCGGCGCACATCGCGCCTAAGCCATTGGCTGCCGAGAGGTTCTTCGATTCGCCAAATCGAGTCTCGCCACTCGCGCCGACCAGGGGCCTACGTCATTTGATTGACCTTTTGCATCAATTGCGGCAACATAGTGGCAGTCAACATACAGGGGGCCACATGCGCAGACTAGGCCCGCAGCCCCTTACGGGCGCCGAAAAGCAGCGCCGTCATCGCGAGCGTGTGAAGGCCCGTCTGGCCGAAGCCGAGCGACTCAAAGCGCTTCTCGCGAATGGGCCTAGCAACGTCTTGCAGGGTCTCTCCAGTTTCTATGACAATATTCTGGGCGAGCTTGGCGCGACCGCGGACGAACGCGACGCGCTGAAAGCCGAGCTCCCCACAATTCAAAGCGAATTGCGGGCGGTGCTGGAGGCGCGCGCGCAAAACGATCTCGAATGGATCCGCGAAAAGGAGCGCAACGCCAGCGCGCCGCCGCAGCCCGGCCGCCCCAAGACGGGCGAGAAAAGCCGCTAATCCAGCCTGTGGCCGAGCCGTCCGGCGAGGTCCTGGATATATTGGAATGCGGCGCGACCGGAGCGCGACGCCCGGGTTATCGCCCATTCCAGCGACTCGGCGCGAATCTGCGCCTCCGGCGCCTCCAGTCCGTAATGTTTCACATAGGCGAAGACCATGGCGAGATAGTCGTCCTGACTGCATTTATGGAAGCCCAGCCACAGTCCGAAACGGTCGGACAGCGACACCTTTTCCTCCACCGCCTCGCCCGGATTGATCGCGGTGGAGCGCTCGTTCTCGACCATGTCGCGGGGCAGCAGATGGCGGCGGTTCGAGGTCGCATAGAACAGCACATTGGCCGGACGGCCTTCGACGCCGCCCTCCAGCGCCGCCTTCAGAGATTTATAAGAGGCGTCGCCGCCGTCGAAGGAGAGGTCGTCGCAGAAGACGATGAAACGCTCTGCGGCGTCGCGCAGCAAAGCCATCAGAGCGGGCAGCGATTCGATGTCCTCGCGGTGGATTTCGATCAGCTTCAGGCCCTGGAAATCCGGCGTTGCCGCGAGGCGCGCGCTGACGTCGGCATGCGCCGCCTTGACGAGCGACGATTTGCCCATGCCGCGCGCGCCCCACAACAGGACATTATTGGCCGGCAGGCCGCGAGCGAAACGTTCGGTGTTGCCGAGGAGTTGATCGCGGAGATAATCGACGCCGCGCAGCAGGGCGAGATCGACGCGGCTGACCTTTTTCACCGGCGCGAGAAGCTGGTCCTCCGCGCGCCAGACGAAGGCCGGCGCCGCGGAAAAGTCCGGCGGCGGCGGGGGCGGGGGGCTCATCCGCTCAAGCGCCTCGGCGATGCGCGCCAGCAGGGGTTGAAGGTCGTCTATTTGGGACATCGGCGTCGATCCGGGCTGGTTGAGCCGCGCGTTTAGGGCTTCGCCGCAAAAGACTCAAGGCTTTCCAGCCCGCAACGATTGCTTTCGGATTTTCAGCCGCTATAGTCCGCCGCGTTTTCACCCGGCGCACCGAATTGCGCCCACCACGCGGAAACAAGACATGAGTTTCATCACCCCGGCCTTTGCGCAAACGGCCTCGGGCGGCGCGAACGGCGCCGACTTCCTCATCCAGATGGCGCCGTTCGGCATCATCCTCATCATCATGTATTTCCTGATTCTGCGGCCGCAGCAGCAGCGCGCCAAGGCGCACCAGGACATGATCTCGAACATTCGCCGCGGCGACACCGTGGTCACCAATGGCGGGCTGATCGGCAAGGTGACCAAAACGATCGACGACGGCGAAATCGAGATCGAAATCGCCCCCAATGTCCGCGTCCGGCAGAGCCGGTCGGCCATTGCCGAAGTGCGCGCCAAGGGCGAGCCGGTCAAGGAAAGCGCCTGACGGCCAAAGGTTGGACTGCCGCCCGCCATGATGCGTTACGCCCCCTGGAAAATCGCCCTCACCCTCGCCGCCACTCTGATGGCGATCCTGATTTGCATTCCGAGCATGATCGGGCCGGCGAATCGCGCGAAACTGGCGGAAACCCTGCCGTCCTGGCTGCAGCCCGAATCCATCGTGCTCGGCCTCGACCTCCAGGGCGGCGCCTATCTGCTTTATGAGGTCGATCGCGCCGACGTCATTCACACCATGGTCGGCAATCTGCGCGACGATCTGCGCCGCCAGCTGCGCGAGGAAAAAATCGGAATTTCCGGGGGCATCGGCGTCAATGCCCGCGGCGTTCAGGTCCGCATCCCCAACGCCGAGGAGCGGACTCGAATCATGCCCAAGATTTATGGGCTGGTGCAGCTTTCCGCCGGGCCCGGCGGCTCCGGCCTCGACGTCGTGAACGCCGGCGACGGCCTGCTGAAGCTCAACCTGACCGACGCCGCCATCAGTTCCAAAATCGCCCGCGCCGTCGAGCAGACGATCGAAGTGCTGAACCGCCGCGTCAACGGCCTCGGCACCACCGAGCCCAATATCCAGCGCCAGGGCTCCGACCGCATCCTGGTCGAAGTGCCCGGCCTCAAGGACACCGACCGGCTCAAGGAAATCGTCGGCACCACCGCCAAGCTCGAATTCCGCCTCGTCGCCGAACCCGGCTACAATTCCGCCGACGTGGACATGCTTCCCCAGGCCGACTCGCCAGGCAAGCTGCCGGTCGAAAAACAGGTGATGGTTGAGGGCGAGGACCTTACCGACGCCCAGCCCGGCTTCGATCAGCGCACCGGCGAACCGGTCGTCAATTTCCGCTTCAACATCCGCGGCGGTCAGAAATTCGGCCAGGTGACCTCCGCCAATGTCGGCCGGCCTTTCGCCATCGTGCTCGACAACAAGGTCATTTCCGCGCCGCGCATCCTCACGCCGATCACCGGCGGATCGGGCCAGATTTCCGGCCATTTCACGGTTGAGCAGGCCAACAATCTCGCCATCCTGCTGCGCGCCGGCGCGCTGCCGGCCAAGCTCAGCATCGTCGAGGAGCGCACCGTCGGCCCCGGTCTGGGACAGGATTCGATCAATGCGGGCAAACGCGCCGCCTATTGGGCCGCGGCCCTGGTCCTGACCTATATGCTGATCACCTATGGCGTGTTCGGCGTCT
This genomic interval from Candidatus Rhodoblastus alkanivorans contains the following:
- a CDS encoding pseudouridine synthase; protein product: MSARSARLDRLLANLGYGSRREIQILARTGRIRLDGEVLRDVEKRVVADADLAARLTVDGETLDPLPGLVLMMNKPVGVTCSHKEAGPLVHRLLPERWRRRDPAISTVGRLDKDTSGLLLLTDDGALLHRIISPRSSPPKTYRATLDRPLRGDEAAVFASGTLMLEGEDKPLLPAHMEILDEGAALLTLSEGRYHQARRMFAAVGNHVTALHRLSIGDLTLPDDLAPGAFAVLDAEAIAQIFCRKNN
- a CDS encoding class I SAM-dependent methyltransferase, coding for MTYDNLFGAPPPELAESALDSRQFSPTCPGAEDLAAVAPGSLANLAMLAPPGAIERRSAIALALRALATGAPFLVMAPKDKGGGRIAKELAELACPCQESSKRHHRICAANAQGDIAAIEAAIHAGAPRFSESLGLWTQPGVFSWDRIDPGSAFLIRHLPEFSGRGADFGCGFGLIAHRILGSPRVKSLLMVDIDRRAIELCARNVDDPRVAILWADVRALSLGPFDFIAMNPPFHEAGRETKELGRSFIASAAANLRPGGQCWLVANRHLPYEAALEQTFRSVAPIAAEGGYKVIEAIK
- a CDS encoding ATP-binding protein translates to MSQIDDLQPLLARIAEALERMSPPPPPPPDFSAAPAFVWRAEDQLLAPVKKVSRVDLALLRGVDYLRDQLLGNTERFARGLPANNVLLWGARGMGKSSLVKAAHADVSARLAATPDFQGLKLIEIHREDIESLPALMALLRDAAERFIVFCDDLSFDGGDASYKSLKAALEGGVEGRPANVLFYATSNRRHLLPRDMVENERSTAINPGEAVEEKVSLSDRFGLWLGFHKCSQDDYLAMVFAYVKHYGLEAPEAQIRAESLEWAITRASRSGRAAFQYIQDLAGRLGHRLD
- the yajC gene encoding preprotein translocase subunit YajC, with amino-acid sequence MSFITPAFAQTASGGANGADFLIQMAPFGIILIIMYFLILRPQQQRAKAHQDMISNIRRGDTVVTNGGLIGKVTKTIDDGEIEIEIAPNVRVRQSRSAIAEVRAKGEPVKESA
- the secD gene encoding protein translocase subunit SecD; translation: MMRYAPWKIALTLAATLMAILICIPSMIGPANRAKLAETLPSWLQPESIVLGLDLQGGAYLLYEVDRADVIHTMVGNLRDDLRRQLREEKIGISGGIGVNARGVQVRIPNAEERTRIMPKIYGLVQLSAGPGGSGLDVVNAGDGLLKLNLTDAAISSKIARAVEQTIEVLNRRVNGLGTTEPNIQRQGSDRILVEVPGLKDTDRLKEIVGTTAKLEFRLVAEPGYNSADVDMLPQADSPGKLPVEKQVMVEGEDLTDAQPGFDQRTGEPVVNFRFNIRGGQKFGQVTSANVGRPFAIVLDNKVISAPRILTPITGGSGQISGHFTVEQANNLAILLRAGALPAKLSIVEERTVGPGLGQDSINAGKRAAYWAAALVLTYMLITYGVFGVFANIALMIHISFIFAALVLLRATLTLPGIAGIVLTIGMAVDSNVLIYERIREESHAGRSLISALDAGFKRAFATIVDSNVTMFVVAAILYFLGSGPVRGFAVSLALGIMTTIVTAVTMTRMMIALWYRYARPSKLPI